The following DNA comes from Allobranchiibius huperziae.
TACGGCGGGGCGCACCACCCGCTCGTAGTAGTTGCGCACGCCCCGGCCGGCCTCGCCCGGCACGTCGAGGTGCATCAGGTCGTGCAGGGTCGGCACCACCGGCCCGCGCCAGCCCACCGGGGCGGCGAACCCCGGGCTGACGAAGAGGCGGCGGTGGCGTGCTCGCGCGGCCGTCAGCTGCTGCAGCTGCACGAGCCCGCGCATCGAGACCGGGTCCGCGCCGGGCACGTCCTCCCAGTCCCCGGTGAGCCGTGATCTCACCTCCCGGGCGAACCGGCCGATGCCGTGCGGGCCGCTCCAGCGGGCGTCGTACACCGGTCGCGCGTTCGTCATCGATCTCCCCGGGGCCATGTGTCGTCGCGGAAGCCTACCCGGACCTCGCAGCGCCACTGCTCCCTCGCATTGCCTATCGTTGAGGCGTTCGCGTCGGCCGAAAGGCCCTGAGGAGTAGGGAGTGTGGACCACCGGCATGAGTGAGCCGACCGTGGCGATCGCCCACGACTACCTCACCCAACGCGGTGGCGCCGAGCGAGTGGTTCTCGCCATGCATCGCGCGTTCCCCGAGGCACCGATCTACACCACGCTCTACGCACCGGACCGCACCTTCCCGGAGTTCCGCGACGCGAACATCGTGATGACGGGCCTGAATCGGGTGGCTCCCCTGCGCCGTGAACACCGCTTCGCGTTGCCCCTTCTCGCGGCCACCGTCGGGCGGACCCACATCCCCGCTGACGTGGTCATCGCCTCGACCAGCGGATGGGCGCACGGCTTCCGCACCGACGGTCGCATGCTGGTCTACTGCCACTCCCCCGCACGCTGGCTCTATCTGACCGACCAGTACGTCGGCCGGGCCTCCTGGCGCAGCCCACGCGGTCTAGCGGCGCTCGCCGTACGGACGCCGCTCATCCGCTGGGACCGCGCGGCGGCGGCGCGAGCCGATCACTACTGGGCCAACTCCCGCGTCGTGCAGACGCGCATCCACGACGTCTACGGCATCGATGCGGAGCTGCTGCACCCGCCGTACGGGATCGACGTCACCGGTCCGATGGCGCGGCCGCCCCAGGTGCCGCCGGAGCCGTTCCACCTCCTGGTGGCCCGGCTGCTGCCCTACAAGAACGTCGACCAGGTCCTCGCCGCGTACGTCGGTC
Coding sequences within:
- a CDS encoding glycosyltransferase: MSEPTVAIAHDYLTQRGGAERVVLAMHRAFPEAPIYTTLYAPDRTFPEFRDANIVMTGLNRVAPLRREHRFALPLLAATVGRTHIPADVVIASTSGWAHGFRTDGRMLVYCHSPARWLYLTDQYVGRASWRSPRGLAALAVRTPLIRWDRAAAARADHYWANSRVVQTRIHDVYGIDAELLHPPYGIDVTGPMARPPQVPPEPFHLLVARLLPYKNVDQVLAAYVGRSERLLVVGDGPMRDQLRRAAPPNVAFAPQLDDAHLRWCYAHASALLAASYEDFGLTILEAAAFGTPAVALRAGGFLDSVREDVTGVFFDEPTSMAISRALDRLSEQEFDPEVIAGHAAMFGEARFAERLRQSVASFATG